A section of the Oreochromis niloticus isolate F11D_XX linkage group LG9, O_niloticus_UMD_NMBU, whole genome shotgun sequence genome encodes:
- the LOC109200396 gene encoding deleted in malignant brain tumors 1 protein — MDGREKRALHFLIFAAYLVVSSSPSAGLIRLAVNGSTQCSGRVEIYNSYSYPYYSWGTVCDDGWDLKDAEVVCREQSYGIALEALGSAYFGQGTGTFLHSNVDCSGSETSLDNCRYSSYISYYCHHGRDAGVVCSGKKTFL, encoded by the exons ATGGACGGCAGAGAGAAGAGAGCGCTTCACTTCTTGATCTTCG CTGCTTATCTCGTGGTCTCATCTTCACCTTCTGCAG GTCTGATCAGATTAGCTGTAAATGGATCCACTCAGTGCTCTGGAAGAGTTGAAATCTATAACTCTTACTCTTACCCTTACTATTCCTGGGGAACAGTgtgtgatgatggctgggacttaaaAGATGCTGAGGTGGTCTGTAGAGAGCAGAGCTATGGGATAGCTCTGGAGGCTCTTGGGTCTGCTTACTTTGGTCAAGGTACAGGAACTTTCTTGCACAGTAATGTGGACTGTTCAGGAAGTGAAACTTCTCTAGACAATTGTAGGTACAGCAGCTATATTAGTTATTACTGTCACCATGGTCGGGATGCTGGCGTCGTCTGTTCAGGTAAGAAAACTTTTCTATAA